GAGAGGAAGATGTTGGTAAAACTGAAATCCATTATGCACAACACATCTCATCCCTTGCATGACACTGTTGAGGTcctcagcagctccttcaccGTAGACAGCTGCACCCAGaacaaactgacattttaaaataaagaattattcAGATGGGACTGAATCCTTTTCTTTACACTGACGACTGCCGATGAACCAAATCAACATATTataaagcagggatcaccaactccagatcTTTTGGGACAGTGTCTTGCAGGttgtagatgtttccctgctgattcaaataaaaaggTATTCCAACTACTTGCTGTCAAGTTCTGCGCAAGCCTCTTGATGGCCCATTGATTTgcgtcaggtgtgttgcagcagggaaacatctaaaagctgcaggacagtggcccgaGTTGTCTGGTGATCCCTGCTATAAAGTATTCAGATGATAAGACAACCCTGACCTGCACCAACTAGACGTGAATGAAGCAGTTTAATGGTAAACGCTGCTAAAACTGAAGAACTTGTATTTGGATCTCCATCTGACTGTTGATATGTTTCTACAGTTAGATGAAGAAATCAAACCTGTACTGTTTTATAAATACCTATTAACCATTTATTATCCTGAAAAGACCACATTAAAAGATctgttcacagcagaaaaatCTTATCTGCTCCAACAAATGAAAATCTGTTCCAATATTATACATCAACTATTTCACATCTACAGACATCCTTTCATTACAAATGGAATATAGAATCCAGCCCATTTCATGTATTTAACTCCTACCATCTGGTTGAAGatgcaggtttttttgtttgtttgtttgttttttgttgtttgtttgtttgtttttttaaaacctttatttaaccagatataAACCCATTTCACCCTTTCACAAGGGTGACCTGGCCTAGAGGTCAGCAGCACACTCCGTCAGAGCAGTTACATAGAAGTGATGGtattacataaaacatacaagTTTGGAGGTGCAGTGGTGTTTTGAAATGCAGACACTGtgacacaacaacaaacaatttaagatttaaaacacAGGCACTGTTTAGTGGTCTCACGCTGTCCATCCCTCAGGATAGATCGGAAGGCTCCAAGTGGAATCAGCTCAGAGTTTAAAGAGAGGTTAAAGTAGACTGAAAAACTCTTTTATAAACCAGCCAATGCTGAAACTAAAAAGGGACTTTAGGGAAACTTTAATCACCACATTTTGCTCATCTGATACTGTGTGTGAAAGATAAGTGTGTGCTGTAGATGATGTGTATTTTATACTGTGTAGTTCCGTTAtattgtgtgcatgtgagttTAATGTCTGAGGTTTTTGGTGTTAATGATGTGTGCAACTTTTACACGTTGCATTTTTTGTGCAAACATTTCCAAAGGGATGCAAAACTAATTTCAGACGTTTCTGACAATAAAGTTGTATCATATATcacatatatcatatcatatcatatcatatcatatcatatcatatcatatcatatcatatcatatcatattaaatcatatcatatcatatcatattaaatcatatcatatcatatcatattaaatcatatcatatcatattagAAGTTATGAGACTATTACCACTAACTTGCAGGCCACATTTTAAATCCATATCTGATTCAAAGCTCTTCGTGTGGTGGGCTGAAAACAAGAAAGCAGTAACCACAGAGTAACTGTTTTACATCTGCTGAAGAACAGAGGGATCAAGCCTTTCAATTGGTCATCGGACCCCTGGAGAAATGTGAGACTTTCCAGTGGATGTGATGCAGCTGCTCCTGTTGGGCTCTGAGTGTCTGAAGCAACACAAAACCAGTTTAGAAAGTCCTCCAAGATGATCAGATCACAGATGCTAGTCTGTTTTTTATGgaatttatttaagaaataattaaagCTTATTTGGAACATTTGAGTGCTTCAATAAAAAAGATGGAGCTCATCCCACCTGAGCTCCAACCAGGCTTCCTGTTTGtcataaacctgcagcagatggatttgttttacttattatgcCAAAAGCTTTTTGATTTTAattgtgggatttttttttttcatagaattTGTGTCTAACTTTCATTTGTATCACAGAGGTTAAGAAGAAGAATATTTTAACTTGCTTTAACCTACTAATGACCAACTTCagtaaaaaaatgcttaaaaatgtcttttttttttcatttaattttaacagtGCTTGGGACAAGACACGAggaatcaccatggtaaccaagAAAGTCAGGACAGAATATATGAAGAAGTTCAGGGATCCAAAATGGGAGACATTTTCTAAATGCTACGAGGACTCTCTGAAGTACCGTCTGACCCGGCGAGTGATGGAGCATTCCCACAAGCCCTGGTTCTGGGAGGGCTGGGACAGCTGCTCTGACTCCAGCGGCTGGTCCACACCGAGACTGACCCGGAACAAAGTGGCTCCTCTTTCTCTGCCGCCGCCCACATCCTCGGATGTCAAGCAGAAGCTGCTGGAGCTGAAGACTAGTCCTGAGCCAGAGCCGCCTTCTGAGGACAGCGACATCAAGGTGGGGACAGGAGGGGCTCCAGATGGAGATGCTGCACCACCCACAGGTGAAGGTGAGGAAAGAACAGATCTACCTGCCCGACAACCTGATACTTAGAAAACAGGTTAATGTTGTGGTTCCTCCGAAGTCGAGCTATTTATGAAGCATAGAtgaagaaggttttttttttcagcttgtcATATTAATAGATTGATGCTGTtttctatttagacctggacatgatgatgaagccacttcctgtcagactttccaccaatcagagagcttagattgacagtaatgtccaatcaggagcagccaaagatcaaccagtgagcagaaagttctatgtgtgtgtgaaaagaagaaaaataatgctcctctatggctggaataaagccaagaagacgtttctgatgcacggtggcgccacaaagcagctgagctggatttggtttagtgaggatagcaggtaaatagtagcaggaagaACTggagttcagaaaaaaaaaaaaaaaaacaggcagaccaaaaatagaaaaaaacggcttggagttttaagggttaattatTGTAAATAGACCATAATTGTTTTAggaataaaataagaaagaatATTAATTTAGTCAGTGACTCCCCAGACGAGCTGGGGAATGTGGGAGAGGAAGTATGGGCTTCCCTACCCAGGCTGCTGTCCCCGCGACCCCACCACGGATAAGCGGTAGAGGATGGATCACTTTAGATTATCAGATGTTTGTATCACCTCTTCTGACATTAGTTTAAGTGTTTGGGCGTTTCTAGCCCATTTTTGTGAGTGCTGAAGCACCCCTAACTTGAATCCCAGCACCCCtaaaatttgagtttttttttttttttaatgtgttttttttttttttttttttttttttttttttttttttaccctgtcctgtccagcatcctaacatacagaacggtggtctgtgtgccatattttgcttgacagatttgctcttccaagggagacatgttatatacatggctgcccttgatatttttattatttttattgtaatctcattttctttagtctttatatgtcagtgctgaacctgacagggagatagaggaagagagaaaaaaaagggggagaaaaggacaggattaaaatgtggaaataacagttgtctatgctgcccagaacatatcacaaaaaaaacaaaaaaaaaaacaatataaactaccacagtactacatgataccaaaagaaaaataggatgatgatgatatgaaaaattacaatagtcatcaaacgtacctgcagataaacgtaccaacacacaaacatcagctacatctagtgagaggcggatggagagacgagcacgtttgtgagcatgcacgtgttaacatgcatgtgtggccatgcaacaaggaggaaatgtgtacccgcaagggggcagcgatcacgccgcaccctgaagcatcagcgggggacggggggagcccgaggcccagggagtctagggcctggtgggccccagacccgaccctctccacatacacacacccacacaaccacatacattctccctgagGTCTCACCAGCCTCCCGATGCTgcaccgagggcagcccccagggcaaACGGCGCCCAGTAGCAcccgcacaggactccaggcaggcaccgaacctccaccccccgcagTACCGAGTGCATCCCGGACACGAGGGCTTAGGAAGACCCccgcccccctgccccccagcctgagttgtgtgtgcatgagtatgggctatttataatgcaaataaaaactggaaggagccatgagatggtggtggGTCCCACTGATGCCAGGCaacaggaccccctcaggactccctcagtgtgtgtgagtgtgtgttatgtgtgtagtgcagtactgttaaatgtggtagtgtctaaagtgtaaataaaatcggggggagagaggtcacaaagagaggggatggaggaagggccacctctgtggctcctgtccgcccacccacagcccatgtgcccatccccccgaggccctaaatgtatattgatgtctaAGTTGTGATTAAATTCTAGTGGGGCAGGCAGTCGCAGGGGTCTACCGGGGGATCCTgcaatggggacccctcagccaaacccaccgcctccaccctccccacagtgccctatgtgtagtgtgtatgatgtggggtggcgggggaggacaggggctcggggaggggcacaactgggagagagatctctgtcccaggcagccaactcctcagctggctgctgtaggcgcccccggccccccaagaccacccgagggaagaggggGAAAGGCCCAGCCCAGCCAAGAGCCCAACGCATTAGTgccccggacgcccacccacccccggcagcccacgccaccacaccaggggaccagagagccccaggttgcacacacatatcctggtcgggtccaaggcacagcgcccccatccaccccgaaggagcccccggcaggaggggagagagcgagaaggagagcagactccacccccatgagccctaatcccccccactgcccaccaggacccccgccgtccccccttccccctacccctcccttagtcccaacggacacattgtgatcccaagggtacctgcccggcatTGGATCAGCCTgaccccgatggcatgcccagggcgaccaagcccccccgagctggagggaggtagcccccagtgagcaccagcccccaggccCCCAAGGCCCCCGGATCCAGTCAGACACACCGTCCCCTACCTAATGCCCCCCCCCCTgtctttcggcttctgtaaagtttttaaactgatccggggtggtttatttttccagagaaatcgggagatgtgtgattctagcgatttaaaccaggtggaggggggtttcataggaatgatagaaaacaaatagttgattttcggtagaaccatcatttttatggtggcaactctccccatgagtgaaatgggtagagatttccagcgagcaagatcatcttctatagtcttaagaaggtgagtgtgattaagttttgttagttctgagagcctggagggaatatttacacccaggtatctaatgttacctgattttaaggtgatgctgggtagattttgaaagctacagttgatgggtagaactgtactcttagaccagttaacggagtagtccgacagtgatgagaatttattaatttattaattagtgagattttttttttttttgtttgttttttgttacgAACTAGATATGTGTAAAAACCCAACTATGCTTGGTTGgaacataatattttaacaagaaaaataccCCTCCGCCTCAAAAATGATTTGATCCCTCCTGCCTTTCTCCACCTCGGGCTCGATGCGCTGCTTCCTGAGTGGCTGATATGCTGTAATGGTGTAAGTATCTGGCTTAAACCAGGATATGTggtagactgtatataaaagatggacggagcctctgtgatgtcacccataggtttctgaagagcaaagtgaagctcattgggcgttcccaccgtcACCaccttggcagcgtcacgcctgcCATCACCCCCGGAAAATAcgaaaatgggcaaagaggcgGCGCTGAGAGGGGGGCTTTTATGATTTGGGTTTTTCCTGTTCAGTGAATTTTTCTGGCGTCCCAGCTGccagaatttatcagttttgttatttttctatgGTGAggggttgtgtttttttatttattttatttttttagtgttGGGTTTTAACTTGTATTTATGGATATTTTGGCAAACtgagaaacaagaagaaaaggtGTCAGCGATAAATTTACCACATGGCTCATCAGTGATGCTGGCGTTTAAggatgaaaatattaaatgaaattaaaataaatttatagaaactaaatgaaatttACTTTCCCTTCTGCCTCTTGTCTGTATCAGCCGTAGAAAACCCTGTGAACGAAGCCAGCGGTGGTTCGGTGCAGGCGACTCTGAACACAAACGGCCCTTCAGTCGAAACGACGACAGACAACGGACCAGCTGACTCCACCTCCTCTGATGGAGAGTCCTTGAACCCGGCGCCACAACAACGTCACCGGCGTCGCACCCCTCGCTCTGAGCCTGGACACCGGGACAGTTCCCATGACGACAAACCAGCTGTAGTCAGGAAGCCAGCCAGGGCTAAGAGTCAACCACCAGTCAGCACCAAAGAGAACCGGAGACCGTCCAGCCGGCTGGACTGGACCGAGAGGCCGATAGAGGTGCGTTTGTCTCAGTGGAAACAcaaaatagattatttttattaattttcagtACAACCTTCATTTATGTTCTGGTTTTTAACCCCGTGATACATTTGTCACAAATTTTCTACAAGCCGCTGCTGacccttttttatttagtttacttttatataattaatttattttcattttattattcatgtatttatttatttttatattttttatattaatttattatgttttttattttatttttagtcttttttgtgtgtttttttcacctattttatttattttgtttttatataattgtaaataaatgtaggtGTTAAGGGGTTAAGAATATTTATAAACTACAGAATATTTCCAGCCTGATcctttaatgttatttaaactgaattaactCCATGAGACGGTTCAGGATGTGAATCCATCCGCGCAACATCCACAGGACACCAGAGAAACCAAACACTCTGCAAGCATTAATAATCAACCAGCTGTGAGCCTTTCTCTGGTTTCTCTTCAGAGCCACTCATTCAACGCCGGCCTTCAGACCCGGCGGGAGTCAGGGAAGTGTAGCTCCAACCCGGACCGTCGGCGGGCTCGGTCAGCTGACCTGGAGAAGATGAAGCGGTCGCAGCTGACTGTGGTGGACGACCGCTGGATGACGGAGTACATGCGCTGCTTCTCTGCCCGGCTCAGGTAGAGACGGGATCCACGCCGACCTGAGAACATGTTTCCTTAGCAAGAAGCAAAAATCAGGAGGTGACGACTGTTCATCCAAGTAACAATGCAGACTGGAACGTATGTGAAAATAAGAAGTGGGCAGAGCTGCTGGAACAGAACTAGGAAAAAGGTTTTTATGGGCTTTAGTACCTAATCTAAGCAGATTTTATTCCCCTAAACTGGAATTGGGTTGGATTTATGAGCCTCAGTGAAATATCAGATTTGCTTTTTTCAACTTTGTGACCAACAATTTACTGCAGGTGAGACTTTCCTGCTGAGAACAGAGATTTcaatcacaagtttgatcacAATACGACACATCGATCCAGTGATCCGAGATGTTTGGATGTTTAGATGTTTGCTAATATCACAAATTCTGCTACAGTACGATTTCTGTTTGACTGGATTCAGGATCCATCAATCATCATGTGATAATATCacagctgatttaacacaaaCACGTTCATTCATATCAAATtacaaaagtaaagaaaaatcaaCTAAAATATCCAAACCTGTTATCTGAACCATATTCTGGatgttgagctttaaaatgttcacataatAGTAAAGACAACAGGcaaaaaatgtctgtttgtagacattaaaggtgcagtgtgtaataAAATCAAGGTTCAAGTTTGAAGTTTGAAATCAGCCCCTCCATCGTGAGACTAGTCCCTCCGTCATGAGATCAGTCCCTCCATCATGAGACCAGTCCCTCCATCATGAAATCAGTCCCTCCATCATGAGACCAGTCCCTCCATCATGAAATCAGTCCCTCCATCATGAGACCAGTCCCTCCATCATGAGATCAGTCCCTCCATCATGAGACCAGTCCCTCCATCATGAGATCAGTCCCTCCGTCATGAGACCAGTCCCTCCATCATGAGATCAGTCCCCCCGTCATGAGATCAGTCCCCCCGTCATGAGATCAGTCCCTCCATTATCCACAACAGCATTAAAGATGGCGTGGGCAAGGGCGTGAATTGGCTGAACATTCATTTATGGTTGCGATTATAAATCCCTGGAGGGACTGATGAGATGgactttctgtttgtgttgttgccCCTGAGTTAACCGATCAGTCTAGCAGTGATTTAACGTATATAAGTGATCTGTTAATGATAACACTGTATGAACAGTGTGAATCATCAGCTGGATCTCATGCTTCTCTGTACAACTTCAGCTGTTCATCAGCAGGgaaagcagctgcagaaatCCAGCGTACCAACAGCAGAACAGGGAGTTTGTTACCCTGTAGAAGCTGAAATATGGTCAACCAGTCAATGAAACTGCAGCAGTTAGAAAGACGGAGCACAGAAAGTGGGATTTACCTGTTTAAGGAAGCTCCGAGCTCCTTTCATCAGCATCATAGGAGCTGGATGTAGC
The Melanotaenia boesemani isolate fMelBoe1 chromosome 4, fMelBoe1.pri, whole genome shotgun sequence genome window above contains:
- the ccsapa gene encoding centriole, cilia and spindle-associated protein, whose protein sequence is MVTKKVRTEYMKKFRDPKWETFSKCYEDSLKYRLTRRVMEHSHKPWFWEGWDSCSDSSGWSTPRLTRNKVAPLSLPPPTSSDVKQKLLELKTSPEPEPPSEDSDIKVGTGGAPDGDAAPPTGEAVENPVNEASGGSVQATLNTNGPSVETTTDNGPADSTSSDGESLNPAPQQRHRRRTPRSEPGHRDSSHDDKPAVVRKPARAKSQPPVSTKENRRPSSRLDWTERPIESHSFNAGLQTRRESGKCSSNPDRRRARSADLEKMKRSQLTVVDDRWMTEYMRCFSARLR